A DNA window from Nitrospira sp. contains the following coding sequences:
- a CDS encoding putative UTP--glucose-1-phosphate uridylyltransferase YngB (Evidence 3 : Putative function from multiple computational evidences; MaGe:77310217) produces MSSHTVRKAIIPAAGLGTRFLPATKASPKEMLPLVDKPLIQYTVEEAVASGIEDIIVITGRGKRAIEDHFDRSVELEENLKGTGKSQMLNQIRQISNLANFCYVRQSEALGLGHAVLCAQHLIGDEPFAVILGDEIIDAQVPALAQLIHVYKKRHGAVLGVQEVPKQDVGRYGIVTPTKLGKGLHRVDDLIEKPSPAEAPSNLAVIGRYILPPEIFPILRKTRPGKNGEIQLTDALKELAKKTPMYAHEVVGHRHDAGDKLGFLIATVEFALKNPSLGPDFHEYLSNRMRPAADTRRS; encoded by the coding sequence ATGTCATCGCATACCGTTAGAAAAGCCATCATCCCTGCGGCAGGCCTCGGCACTCGCTTCCTTCCCGCCACGAAAGCTTCTCCGAAAGAGATGCTCCCGCTGGTCGACAAACCGCTGATCCAATACACGGTCGAAGAAGCCGTCGCCTCAGGCATTGAAGACATCATTGTTATTACGGGCCGGGGCAAACGCGCCATTGAAGATCACTTCGACCGCTCCGTCGAGCTGGAAGAAAATCTCAAAGGGACCGGCAAGTCCCAGATGCTGAACCAAATCCGACAAATTTCGAACCTCGCGAATTTTTGCTATGTTCGTCAATCCGAAGCGCTGGGGCTGGGGCATGCGGTGCTCTGTGCGCAGCATCTAATCGGCGACGAGCCCTTCGCGGTCATCCTCGGCGACGAGATCATCGACGCCCAGGTCCCGGCCCTCGCGCAACTGATCCATGTGTATAAGAAGCGTCATGGCGCGGTGCTGGGTGTGCAGGAAGTCCCGAAACAAGATGTCGGCCGCTACGGGATTGTCACGCCGACGAAGCTTGGCAAAGGTCTGCATCGCGTGGACGACTTGATTGAGAAACCATCACCGGCTGAGGCGCCGTCCAATCTCGCCGTCATCGGACGCTACATCCTTCCGCCGGAAATTTTCCCGATTTTACGAAAGACCCGTCCAGGGAAAAACGGAGAGATTCAATTGACCGACGCCTTGAAGGAACTGGCAAAAAAAACGCCGATGTACGCCCACGAGGTTGTGGGGCACCGCCATGATGCGGGAGACAAGTTGGGATTCTTAATTGCGACCGTAGAGTTTGCGCTCAAGAACCCTTCTCTCGGGCCTGATTTTCATGAATACCTCTCCAACCGAATGCGTCCGGCCGCAGACACTCGTCGTAGCTGA
- a CDS encoding Outer membrane protein H precursor (MaGe:77310219) translates to MRNQWGNICAALLIAAFLVVNGCAGVGPGAKVDGRIGVLDPARILSDTSAGKKAKDHLAAFSKNRQTLIELDEKELRRMEEDFVKQASVLSPTAKREREESFRRRMQEYQQKVTELNREVQEKQKDVMDGFREKIETVVGKVAKRLGLQIVVDSSKGGITLYREDTLDISNQVIEEFNRDYP, encoded by the coding sequence ATGAGGAATCAGTGGGGGAATATTTGCGCGGCGCTTCTCATCGCCGCATTCCTTGTCGTAAACGGATGTGCGGGAGTGGGCCCCGGCGCCAAAGTTGACGGAAGGATTGGAGTCTTGGATCCCGCCCGAATCCTGTCCGATACCAGCGCTGGGAAAAAGGCCAAGGACCATCTCGCGGCGTTTTCCAAGAACCGGCAGACGCTGATCGAACTCGATGAAAAAGAGCTGCGCCGAATGGAGGAGGACTTCGTCAAGCAGGCCAGCGTGCTCAGTCCCACGGCGAAACGCGAACGAGAGGAATCCTTTCGCCGGCGCATGCAGGAGTATCAGCAAAAGGTGACGGAGTTGAATCGGGAAGTGCAGGAGAAGCAGAAAGATGTGATGGACGGGTTCCGCGAGAAGATCGAGACGGTGGTCGGCAAGGTTGCGAAGCGGCTCGGGTTGCAGATCGTCGTGGATAGCAGCAAGGGCGGGATCACGCTCTATCGCGAAGACACGCTCGACATTTCAAATCAGGTCATCGAAGAATTCAATCGGGACTATCCTTAG
- a CDS encoding Putative Outer membrane protein assembly factor YaeT (Evidence 3 : Putative function from multiple computational evidences; MaGe:77310218) — MLLSGYSKLQWLVVMLALIVLSSLGVGDAVAHVVGMKIKAIEIRGNKRIELPAIAGRLTLKVGDPYTPETVRGQVKILYDTGFFEDVQVETEVGEGGTAVAFVVREKPFITEIVYDGNESLSDDKLKEKTTIKGQSFLDQQQAKESAEKIRLAYQEDGYYNAQVIPVVQTLDEDRKRLTFFVKEGDKARVKTVVFEGMRAATKEEAFKVMATREWIPWYGLFTQLKLPSFVSDAGILKQDELANDVERVKEILLNKGYLNAQVGLPTVELTEDKKWFVIIYNVSEGEPFTVSEVGFRGYTVFEEAELREKLKIKDGEIFQRAKIRDEITRLTDMYGSKGYAFADVVPTVNPNNEERTASIILSIKEGEMMRIRQINILGNDKTRDNVIRREIRVDEQDVIDTPSLKRSFQRLNNLNFFETVEILPAQVDADKVDLNVRVKEKPTGQFSIGGGFSTLDKLVAIADITEGNLGGKGYMGRIRGQLGQQRSLGLITFRNPYLNDSLTSLQLDIYRSMTNYISYFEEKSGGSVTFGRWLSEYVTGSVSLVAEQLNFKDPQVGLCPDLLPLICRQLGNQTTTGFRTTLFRDTRDYYLDPRTGWRVGGGVDYGTPMLGGSNNFVKYYFDMSKYTPLPFDTRFSVRARFGAVEGIGGKPIPLTERFFVGGINTMRGFVFGKAGPVVPNLYTIIGASKQLIFNFDYIFTISSEAKLNGVIFFDYGKGFDDNESFSLNLRKSAGIEGRWISPFGPLRVAYGINLSPRPGERTGVFEFTIGSLF, encoded by the coding sequence GTGTTGTTGAGCGGGTATAGCAAGTTGCAATGGTTGGTTGTGATGCTGGCGCTTATTGTCCTCTCCAGTCTAGGGGTGGGGGATGCGGTCGCGCATGTCGTCGGCATGAAGATCAAAGCCATCGAGATTCGTGGCAATAAGCGGATTGAACTGCCCGCGATCGCCGGGCGTCTGACCCTCAAGGTCGGCGATCCCTATACGCCGGAAACCGTGCGTGGACAGGTCAAGATTCTGTACGACACGGGATTCTTCGAAGATGTGCAGGTTGAAACGGAAGTGGGTGAGGGAGGCACGGCGGTGGCGTTTGTCGTGCGGGAAAAGCCCTTCATCACCGAAATCGTGTACGACGGAAATGAAAGCCTGAGCGACGACAAGCTCAAGGAAAAGACGACGATCAAGGGCCAATCGTTTCTGGACCAGCAGCAGGCCAAGGAAAGCGCGGAGAAAATTCGCCTCGCCTATCAGGAGGATGGCTATTATAACGCGCAGGTGATCCCGGTCGTGCAGACGTTGGATGAAGACCGCAAGCGCCTGACCTTCTTTGTGAAGGAGGGGGACAAGGCCCGAGTGAAGACCGTCGTGTTTGAAGGCATGCGCGCGGCGACGAAAGAAGAAGCCTTTAAGGTTATGGCGACGCGCGAGTGGATTCCCTGGTACGGGCTCTTTACGCAATTGAAGCTGCCGTCGTTCGTATCGGATGCCGGCATTCTGAAGCAGGATGAGTTGGCGAACGATGTCGAACGGGTTAAGGAAATCCTGTTGAATAAGGGCTACTTGAATGCGCAGGTCGGATTGCCTACGGTGGAGCTGACGGAAGATAAGAAGTGGTTTGTCATCATTTACAATGTGTCGGAGGGAGAGCCTTTCACGGTCTCGGAGGTTGGCTTTCGCGGGTATACCGTCTTCGAGGAAGCGGAGCTGCGGGAGAAGTTAAAAATCAAGGACGGCGAAATTTTTCAACGGGCCAAGATTCGAGACGAAATCACCCGCCTCACGGACATGTACGGCAGCAAGGGGTATGCGTTCGCCGATGTGGTGCCGACTGTGAACCCGAACAATGAAGAGCGCACGGCCAGCATCATTCTCAGCATTAAGGAAGGCGAGATGATGCGGATCCGGCAGATCAACATCCTCGGCAACGACAAGACTCGCGACAACGTTATCCGCCGTGAAATTCGCGTCGATGAGCAGGACGTCATCGATACGCCGTCGCTGAAGCGAAGCTTCCAGCGGCTCAACAATCTGAACTTTTTCGAGACGGTTGAAATTCTTCCGGCGCAAGTCGACGCCGACAAGGTCGATCTGAATGTGCGAGTCAAGGAAAAACCGACCGGCCAGTTCAGCATCGGCGGCGGATTCAGCACCTTGGACAAGCTCGTTGCCATTGCCGATATCACCGAAGGCAATCTCGGTGGGAAGGGGTACATGGGCCGCATTCGCGGTCAGCTCGGACAGCAACGGTCCCTCGGACTGATCACGTTTCGTAACCCCTACTTGAATGACAGTCTGACGTCGCTTCAACTCGATATCTATCGCAGCATGACGAACTATATTTCCTATTTCGAGGAAAAGTCTGGCGGCAGTGTTACGTTCGGCCGGTGGTTGTCCGAATATGTCACCGGAAGCGTCAGCCTTGTGGCGGAACAACTCAACTTCAAGGATCCTCAAGTGGGGCTTTGTCCGGATCTCTTGCCGCTGATTTGCCGGCAGCTCGGCAATCAGACCACGACGGGATTCCGCACGACGTTGTTCAGGGATACCAGGGACTATTACTTAGACCCGCGAACCGGCTGGCGGGTCGGCGGCGGCGTCGATTACGGTACTCCGATGCTCGGGGGCTCCAACAACTTCGTGAAGTACTATTTCGATATGAGCAAGTACACCCCATTGCCGTTCGATACGCGTTTCTCGGTTCGGGCTCGGTTCGGCGCCGTTGAAGGCATCGGCGGGAAGCCGATCCCTCTGACCGAGCGGTTCTTCGTCGGCGGTATCAATACCATGCGTGGGTTTGTGTTCGGCAAAGCCGGTCCGGTCGTGCCGAATTTGTATACGATCATCGGAGCCTCGAAGCAGCTGATCTTCAACTTCGACTATATCTTTACGATTTCGTCCGAGGCCAAGCTCAACGGTGTGATCTTCTTCGATTACGGGAAGGGCTTCGATGATAATGAAAGCTTCTCGCTGAATTTGAGGAAGTCGGCCGGTATTGAAGGACGATGGATTTCCCCTTTTGGTCCGTTGCGTGTTGCGTACGGAATCAATCTCTCGCCGCGGCCAGGAGAGCGGACGGGCGTATTTGAGTTTACAATCGGGTCGCTATTCTAG
- a CDS encoding Lon protease (MaGe:77310216) — MTDSIEQDLQPPQNVDVPDQLPLLPVRDIVVFPYMVLPLFVGREMSIKAIEAALAGNRMIFLATQKALDVENPTPEDIHAIGTVGIIMRMLKLPDERIKILVQGIAKAKVSNYIQSDPYYSVRIDKIPDSKITATTLETEAVMRTVKEQIERIVSLGKVLIPDVMVVIENLEEPGRLADMVASNLGLKVDVTQSVLELPDPIQRLRRVSDILGKEIEVLSMQQKIQAQAKGEMDKTQREYFLREQLKAIQKELGELDERAEEVTEFRKRITDAKMPDKVLKEAEKQLKRLEKMHPDTAESATVRTYLEWMVELPWSKRSKDNLDLKAAARVLNEDHYDLEKVKERILEYLAVRKLKEKMKGPILCFVGPPGVGKTSLGKSIAKALGREFVRISLGGVRDEAEIRGHRRTYVGALPGRLIQGMKQAGTANPVFMLDEVDKVGMDFRGDPSAALLEVLDPEQNNAFTDHYLGVPFDLTEVMFITTANLIDPILPALRDRMEIIEIPGYTEEEKLGIAQTYLIPRQLTEHGITTKHVKVSDTALRQIITNYTREAGVRNLEREIANVMRKVAKKVAEGKGQGFPVNPANLHKYLGVPKYVPEAELEKDEVGVATGLAWTESGGDVLYIEATAMKGKGQLTLTGHLGDVMKESAQAALSYVRSREKTLNLNPDMFSKQDLHIHVPAGAIPKDGPSAGITMATAIASALSGIPVRRDLAMTGEITLRGRVMAIGGLKEKILAAKRAMLTTVILPRRNKKDLEEIPKHILKGIQLHFADTMDDVMKVALRRKPKTAPAPKKNSTPPAAARSKPSRTPKSRRAAEGGATRATIMALPVHLHS; from the coding sequence ATGACTGACTCGATCGAACAAGACCTTCAGCCCCCGCAAAACGTAGACGTCCCGGACCAGCTGCCGCTCCTGCCCGTGCGCGATATTGTCGTCTTCCCCTATATGGTGTTGCCGCTGTTTGTCGGCCGCGAGATGTCCATCAAGGCCATCGAAGCGGCACTGGCCGGCAATCGCATGATCTTTCTCGCCACGCAAAAAGCTCTCGATGTCGAAAATCCGACGCCCGAAGACATCCATGCCATCGGCACCGTCGGCATCATCATGCGCATGCTCAAACTGCCCGATGAGCGGATCAAGATTCTCGTCCAAGGCATCGCCAAAGCCAAGGTCTCGAATTACATTCAGTCCGACCCCTACTACTCTGTGCGCATCGACAAGATACCCGACAGCAAAATCACCGCCACGACGCTGGAGACCGAGGCTGTCATGCGGACGGTCAAGGAACAGATCGAGCGAATCGTCAGTCTCGGCAAAGTGCTGATTCCCGACGTGATGGTCGTGATCGAAAACCTGGAAGAGCCCGGGCGCTTAGCCGACATGGTGGCGTCGAACCTCGGCCTCAAAGTCGACGTTACGCAAAGCGTGCTGGAACTCCCAGACCCGATCCAGCGCCTCCGGCGGGTCAGCGACATCCTCGGCAAAGAAATCGAAGTCCTCTCGATGCAGCAAAAGATTCAGGCGCAGGCCAAAGGCGAGATGGATAAAACGCAGCGGGAGTACTTCCTGCGCGAGCAGCTCAAAGCGATCCAAAAAGAACTGGGCGAACTCGACGAGCGGGCGGAAGAAGTGACGGAGTTCCGGAAACGGATTACCGATGCCAAGATGCCCGACAAGGTTTTGAAAGAAGCAGAGAAACAGCTGAAGCGGCTGGAAAAGATGCATCCGGATACCGCCGAATCCGCCACGGTCCGCACCTACCTCGAATGGATGGTCGAACTCCCCTGGTCGAAACGGTCCAAGGATAATCTCGACCTCAAGGCCGCCGCCCGGGTGCTGAACGAAGATCACTACGATCTCGAAAAAGTGAAAGAGCGCATTCTTGAATACCTGGCCGTCCGGAAACTCAAAGAGAAGATGAAGGGCCCGATCCTCTGCTTCGTCGGCCCTCCGGGTGTCGGGAAAACATCGCTGGGGAAATCCATCGCGAAAGCGCTGGGGCGTGAATTCGTCCGCATCAGTCTCGGCGGCGTGCGCGATGAAGCGGAAATCCGAGGCCATCGTCGCACCTACGTCGGAGCCCTTCCCGGACGCCTGATCCAGGGCATGAAGCAGGCCGGCACGGCTAATCCCGTTTTCATGCTCGACGAAGTCGATAAAGTCGGCATGGACTTCCGCGGAGATCCCTCCGCCGCCTTGCTCGAAGTCCTGGACCCCGAACAAAACAATGCGTTTACCGACCACTATCTCGGCGTGCCGTTCGACTTAACCGAAGTCATGTTCATCACGACGGCCAACTTGATTGATCCAATCCTTCCGGCCCTCCGAGACCGGATGGAGATCATTGAAATTCCCGGCTACACGGAAGAAGAAAAACTGGGCATCGCACAAACCTATCTGATTCCCCGCCAGCTGACCGAACACGGCATCACGACTAAGCATGTGAAAGTAAGCGATACCGCTCTGCGGCAAATCATTACCAACTATACCCGCGAAGCCGGTGTGCGAAATCTGGAGCGCGAAATCGCCAATGTGATGCGGAAGGTCGCCAAGAAAGTCGCCGAAGGGAAGGGCCAGGGTTTCCCGGTGAACCCAGCCAACCTGCATAAATACCTGGGCGTTCCGAAATATGTGCCGGAAGCGGAACTTGAAAAAGACGAAGTCGGCGTAGCCACCGGACTGGCTTGGACTGAATCGGGCGGCGATGTCCTCTACATTGAAGCCACGGCCATGAAAGGCAAAGGACAATTGACCCTCACTGGACATCTCGGCGATGTCATGAAGGAGTCCGCCCAAGCCGCCCTCAGCTATGTGCGGTCGCGAGAAAAAACCCTCAATCTCAATCCGGACATGTTCAGCAAGCAGGATCTCCACATCCATGTTCCGGCCGGAGCGATCCCCAAAGACGGTCCCTCCGCCGGCATTACAATGGCGACCGCGATTGCCTCGGCACTATCAGGAATTCCCGTCAGGCGAGATCTGGCGATGACCGGTGAGATTACCTTGCGCGGCCGCGTCATGGCCATCGGGGGACTCAAAGAAAAGATTCTCGCGGCCAAGCGGGCCATGCTCACGACCGTGATCCTCCCGCGGCGGAACAAGAAAGA